The following are encoded together in the Magnetospirillum gryphiswaldense MSR-1 v2 genome:
- a CDS encoding cyclic nucleotide-binding domain-containing protein, producing the protein MEESAFGGTIQLERQIIPTGERIFAQGDNGDCAYILLRGKVTLFHHHEGHRTEVGDISPGEIFGEMAVLDGGNRSASAVTTEESEVALVPYPIFRRKLEGADRFLQALIELFIRNIRNSSRLFLRRPRSFRDHVKQMRVFSWNMRRFAGRMDDPAMADDVLDVLDRLDTVLTDLQNVSDLCPDKRHDLILDEELNGVGFGDVISSEGQRKL; encoded by the coding sequence ATGGAAGAGTCCGCTTTTGGCGGCACTATTCAACTGGAACGGCAGATCATTCCCACCGGGGAACGTATCTTTGCTCAGGGCGACAACGGTGACTGTGCGTATATCCTGCTGCGCGGCAAGGTCACCTTGTTCCACCACCATGAAGGCCACCGTACCGAGGTCGGCGACATCTCGCCGGGCGAGATTTTCGGCGAGATGGCGGTTCTGGACGGCGGCAACCGCTCGGCTTCGGCCGTCACCACCGAGGAAAGCGAAGTTGCCCTGGTCCCTTACCCCATCTTCCGTCGCAAGCTGGAAGGGGCCGACCGTTTCCTGCAAGCCCTGATCGAATTGTTCATCCGTAACATACGCAATTCGTCACGGCTGTTTCTGCGCCGCCCGCGCTCGTTCCGCGATCACGTCAAGCAAATGCGGGTCTTTTCCTGGAACATGCGCCGCTTTGCCGGGCGCATGGACGACCCGGCCATGGCCGACGACGTCCTTGACGTCCTCGACCGCCTGGACACGGTGCTGACCGATTTGCAAAACGTGTCCGATCTGTGCCCGGACAAACGCCACGATCTGATCTTGGACGAAGAACTGAACGGCGTCGGCTTCGGCGACGTGATCAGCAGCGAAGGTCAGCGCAAACTTTAG